From a region of the Zingiber officinale cultivar Zhangliang chromosome 4B, Zo_v1.1, whole genome shotgun sequence genome:
- the LOC121974608 gene encoding probable potassium transporter 11: MASGSGNEETNRGSMWELDRNLDQPMDEEAGKLKNMYKEKKFSAMLVTRLAFQSLGVVFGDLGTSPLYVYYNTFPRGINDPEDVIGALSLIIYSLTLIPLLKYVFIVLRANDNGQGGTFALYSLLCRHAKVNTIPNQHRTDEQLTTYSRHTFDEKSLAAKVKRWLESHPFKKNALLILVLVGTCMAIGDGILTPVISVLSASGGIKVNNPKMSNDVVVLVAVAILVCLFSMQHYGTDKVGWLFAPVVLVWFLSIGVIGILNIWKFDSSVLKAFNPVYICRYFRRGKQNSWVSLGGILLSITGTEALFADLCHFPVLAVQIAFTTVVFPCLLLAYTGQAAYLVHHTDHVNDAFFRSIPDGIYWPMFIVATAAAIVASQATISATFSIIKQALALGCFPRVKIVHTSKKFLGQIYIPDINWILMILCIAVTAGFKNQSQIGNAYGTAVVIVMVVTTFLMIPIMLLVWRSHWFLVCIFTALSLLVEFPYLTAVLFKIDQGGWVPLVIAATFLVIMYVWHYGTVKRYEFEMHSKVSMAWILGLGPSLGLVRVPGIGFVYTELASGVPHIFSHFITHLPAIHSVVVFVCVKYLPVYTVPMEERFLMRRIGPKNFHMFRCVARYGYKDLHKKDDDFEKMLFDSLYLFVRLESMMEVYSDSEDYNVPAQRIENSSDLTTRENGNENTLSSIMDLSYASSSDLIQPAQSQGSSLVRSSGHASGMTSDELEFMNRCKEAGVVHILGNTIVRARRESTIIKKITVDYIYAFLRKICRENSVIFNVPHESLLNVGQIFYI; encoded by the exons ATGGCATCGGGTTCTGGAAATGAAGAGACGAATAGGGGGAGCATGTGGGAATTGGATCGGAATCTTGATCAACCCATGGATGAAGAAGCTGGCAAACTTAAAAACATGTACAAAGAAAAG AAATTTTCAGCCATGTTGGTCACCAGACTTGCCTTTCAGAGTCTTGGGGTTGTGTTTGGAGATTTAGGAACCTCCCCACTCTACGTGTACTATAATACATTCCCTCGTGGTATTAATGATCCAGAAGATGTTATTGGAGCTCTTTCTTTGATCATCTACTCGCTCACACTAATACCCCTTCTTAAATATGTTTTTATCGTGCTTAGAGCAAATGATAACGGTCAAG GTGGTACCTTTGCACTCTATTCACTACTTTGCCGACATGCAAAAGTGAATACTATTCCTAACCAGCATAGAACTGATGAACAACTCACAACTTACAGTCGCCATACATTTGACGAGAAGTCACTAGCTGCAAAAGTCAAGAGATGGTTAGAATCACATCCATTTAAAAAAAATGCTCTGCTTATTCTTGTTCTCGTTGGCACTTGTATGGCGATTGGTGATGGAATTCTCACTCCCGTCATCTCAG TTCTTTCTGCATCAGGTGGCATAAAGGTTAACAATCCAAAGATGAGCAATG ATGTTGTTGTGCTTGTTGCGGTGGCTATTTTGGTTTGCTTATTTAGTATGCAACACTATGGTACTGATAAAGTCGGATGGCTTTTTGCTCCTGTTGTGCTAGTCTGGTTTCTGTCAATTGGAGTTATTGGCATTCTGAATATATGGAAATTTGATAGCTCAGTTCTGAAGGCTTTCAATCCAGTTTACATCTGCAGATATTTTAGACGAGGGAAACAAAATAGTTGGGTTTCACTAGGTGGAATTCTGCTCAGTATAACAG gaacagAAGCATTATTTGCCGACCTGTGTCATTTCCCTGTATTAGCTGTTCAG ATTGCTTTCACTACAGTTGTTTTCCCATGTCTTCTATTGGCATACACTGGACAAGCTGCATATCTTGTTCATCACACAGACCATGTTAATGATGCTTTCTTCAGATCCATTCCAG ATGGCATATACTGGCCCATGTTTATCGTAGCTACAGCAGCTGCAATTGTTGCTAGTCAAGCCACCATATCTGCAACATTTTCTATAATCAAACAAGCTCTTGCGCTTGGTTGCTTTCCGAGGGTCAAGATCGTGCACACGTCAAAGAAGTTTCTCGGTCAGATATATATTCCTGATATCAATTGGATTCTTATGATCCTCTGTATAGCGGTTACTGCTGGATTCAAAAATCAAAGTCAGATTGGAAATGCATATG GAACTGCAGTTGTGATTGTTATGGTGGTGACAACATTTCTTATGATCCCAATCATGCTGTTGGTCTGGCGAAGCCATTGGTTCCTAGTCTGCATTTTCACTGCTTTATCTTTGTTGGTGGAGTTTCCCTACCTAACTGCTGTGCTTTTTAAGATAGATCAAGGTGGTTGGGTACCTCTTGTTATCGCTGCCACATTTCTCGTAATAATGTATGTCTGGCACTACGGCACAGTTAAGCGATATGAATTTGAGATGCATAGTAAAGTGTCCATGGCATGGATACTAGGCCTAGGACCAAGTCTTGGCTTAGTTCGTGTTCCTGGAATAGGATTTGTGTACACTGAACTGGCAAGTGGTGTCCCCCACATATTTTCCCATTTCATCACCCACCTTCCGGCCATCCACTCAGTCGTTGTATTTGTTTGTGTCAAGTACCTCCCAGTCTACACCGTGCCAATGGAAGAACGTTTCCTTATGAGAAGGATAGGGCCGAAAAATTTCCATATGTTTCGGTGTGTTGCACGATATGGATACAAGGATCTTCACAAGAAGgatgatgattttgaaaagatgctATTCGATAGCCTCTATCTCTTTGTTCGTTTAGAGAGCATGATGGAAGTGTATTCAGATTCAGAGGACTACAACGTACCAGCGCAGCGGATTGAAAATTCCTCTGACTTAACAACAAGAGAGAATGGCAATGAGAACACACTTTCCTCAATCATGGATCTCAGTTATGCATCTTCTAGTGATCTCATCCAACCTGCTCAATCCCAAGGAAGTAGTCTGGTGAGGTCATCGGGTCATGCAAGCGGCATGACCAGCGATGAATTGGAGTTCATGAACAGGTGCAAGGAGGCTGGGGTGGTGCACATTCTCGGGAACACTATCGTGAGGGCTCGTCGAGAATCCACAATCATAAAGAAGATTACTGTTGATTACATATATGCTTTCCTCAGGAAGATCTGCAGGGAGAACAGTGTGATCTTCAATGTTCCTCATGAAAGCCTACTGAATGTTGGACAGATCTTTTATATATAG
- the LOC121974609 gene encoding glyceraldehyde-3-phosphate dehydrogenase GAPCP1, chloroplastic-like isoform X2 → MAHSVLLRSASPLIERSREVPGIHSSYSAQTRANFLGSGVTSPRRCSKYNGSKSIQPLKATVTEAPQIVKGSSSSGKTKVGINGFGRIGRLVLRIAMARDDIDIVAVNDPFIDSKYMAYMLKYDSTHGTFSGSIKVVDESNLEINGKRISVTRKRDPTEVPWGDFGVEYVVESSGVFTTMEKASAHLKGGAKKVVISAPSADAPMFVIGVNEKTYESGMSIVSNASCTTNCLAPLAKVVHEEFGIVEGLMTTVHATTATQKTVDGPSMKDWRGGRGAGQNIIPSSTGAAKAVGRVLPDLNGKLTGMAFRVPTPNVSVVDLTCRLQKSASYEDVKAAIKFASEGTLNGILGYTEDDVVSNDLVGDSRSSIFDAKAGIGLSASFMKLVSWYDNEWGYSNRVLDLIKHMALVSARH, encoded by the exons ATGGCGCACTCGGTTCTTCTCAGATCTGCGTCTCCCTTGATCGAAAGATCGCGAGAG GTGCCTGGTATCCACTCTTCTTACTCGGCTCAGACTCGGGCAAATTTTTTGGGTTCTGGAGTGACCTCTCCGCGCCGTTGTTC TAAATATAATGGGAGCAAAAGCATTCAGCCACTTAAAGCCACAGTGACTGAAGCCCCTCAAATTGTTAAGG GATCTTCAAGTAGTGGAAAGACAAAGGTCGGAATTAATG GATTTGGTCGCATTGGTCGGCTTGTATTACGAATAGCAATGGCTAGAGATGACATCGATATTGTGGCTGTGAATGATCCCTTCATTGACTCTAAATATATG GCATACATGTTAAAGTATGATTCAACACATGGTACCTTCAGCGGATCCATCAAAGTTGTGGATGAGTCCAACTTAGAAATCAATGGTAAAAGAATTTCTGTTACTAGAAAAAG GGATCCAACTGAGGTTCCCTGGGGTGATTTTGGAGTAGAATATGTCGTTGAATCTTCTGGTGTTTTTACAACGATGGAGAAAGCATCAGCCCACCTAAAG GGAGGTGCAAAAAAAGTGGTAATATCAGCTCCATCTGCTGATGCTCCTATGTTTGTGATTGGTGTAAATGAGAAGACATATGAGTCCGGCATGAGTATTGTCTCAAATGCAAGTTGCACAACCAACTGTCTTGCTCCTCTTGCCAAG GTTGTCCATGAGGAGTTTGGCATTGTTGAGGGGCTCATGACTACTGTTCATGCGACCACAG CGACACAGAAAACTGTTGATGGCCCTTCAATGAAAGATTGGCGTGGGGGGCGTGGTGCTGGACAGAACATCATCCCCAGTTCAACTGGTGCAGCTAAG GCTGTTGGAAGAGTCCTTCCGGACCTAAATGGGAAGCTCACTGGAATGGCTTTCAGGGTTCCTACACCTAATGTTTCTGTTGTAGACTTAACTTGCCGACTTCAAAAAAGTGCATCATACGAGGATGTCAAGGCAGCCATCAA GTTTGCATCAGAGGGTACCCTGAATGGCATTCTTGGATACACTGAAGATGATGTCGTCTCAAATGATTTGGTCGGTGACTCAAG ATCTAGTATCTTTGATGCTAAAGCTGGTATTGGCTTAAGTGCTTCTTTCATGAAGCTGGTCTCATGGTATGACAACGAATGGGGCTACAG CAACCGAGTGCTTGACCTCATCAAACACATGGCTCTGGTGAGTGCTCGCCATTGA
- the LOC121974609 gene encoding glyceraldehyde-3-phosphate dehydrogenase GAPCP2, chloroplastic-like isoform X1, with translation MAHSVLLRSASPLIERSREVLASDSDRVPGIHSSYSAQTRANFLGSGVTSPRRCSKYNGSKSIQPLKATVTEAPQIVKGSSSSGKTKVGINGFGRIGRLVLRIAMARDDIDIVAVNDPFIDSKYMAYMLKYDSTHGTFSGSIKVVDESNLEINGKRISVTRKRDPTEVPWGDFGVEYVVESSGVFTTMEKASAHLKGGAKKVVISAPSADAPMFVIGVNEKTYESGMSIVSNASCTTNCLAPLAKVVHEEFGIVEGLMTTVHATTATQKTVDGPSMKDWRGGRGAGQNIIPSSTGAAKAVGRVLPDLNGKLTGMAFRVPTPNVSVVDLTCRLQKSASYEDVKAAIKFASEGTLNGILGYTEDDVVSNDLVGDSRSSIFDAKAGIGLSASFMKLVSWYDNEWGYSNRVLDLIKHMALVSARH, from the exons ATGGCGCACTCGGTTCTTCTCAGATCTGCGTCTCCCTTGATCGAAAGATCGCGAGAGGTATTAGCTTCCGATTCTGACAGG GTGCCTGGTATCCACTCTTCTTACTCGGCTCAGACTCGGGCAAATTTTTTGGGTTCTGGAGTGACCTCTCCGCGCCGTTGTTC TAAATATAATGGGAGCAAAAGCATTCAGCCACTTAAAGCCACAGTGACTGAAGCCCCTCAAATTGTTAAGG GATCTTCAAGTAGTGGAAAGACAAAGGTCGGAATTAATG GATTTGGTCGCATTGGTCGGCTTGTATTACGAATAGCAATGGCTAGAGATGACATCGATATTGTGGCTGTGAATGATCCCTTCATTGACTCTAAATATATG GCATACATGTTAAAGTATGATTCAACACATGGTACCTTCAGCGGATCCATCAAAGTTGTGGATGAGTCCAACTTAGAAATCAATGGTAAAAGAATTTCTGTTACTAGAAAAAG GGATCCAACTGAGGTTCCCTGGGGTGATTTTGGAGTAGAATATGTCGTTGAATCTTCTGGTGTTTTTACAACGATGGAGAAAGCATCAGCCCACCTAAAG GGAGGTGCAAAAAAAGTGGTAATATCAGCTCCATCTGCTGATGCTCCTATGTTTGTGATTGGTGTAAATGAGAAGACATATGAGTCCGGCATGAGTATTGTCTCAAATGCAAGTTGCACAACCAACTGTCTTGCTCCTCTTGCCAAG GTTGTCCATGAGGAGTTTGGCATTGTTGAGGGGCTCATGACTACTGTTCATGCGACCACAG CGACACAGAAAACTGTTGATGGCCCTTCAATGAAAGATTGGCGTGGGGGGCGTGGTGCTGGACAGAACATCATCCCCAGTTCAACTGGTGCAGCTAAG GCTGTTGGAAGAGTCCTTCCGGACCTAAATGGGAAGCTCACTGGAATGGCTTTCAGGGTTCCTACACCTAATGTTTCTGTTGTAGACTTAACTTGCCGACTTCAAAAAAGTGCATCATACGAGGATGTCAAGGCAGCCATCAA GTTTGCATCAGAGGGTACCCTGAATGGCATTCTTGGATACACTGAAGATGATGTCGTCTCAAATGATTTGGTCGGTGACTCAAG ATCTAGTATCTTTGATGCTAAAGCTGGTATTGGCTTAAGTGCTTCTTTCATGAAGCTGGTCTCATGGTATGACAACGAATGGGGCTACAG CAACCGAGTGCTTGACCTCATCAAACACATGGCTCTGGTGAGTGCTCGCCATTGA
- the LOC121974610 gene encoding protein SUPPRESSOR OF FRI 4-like has product MGKKKKRPSKVWCYYCDREFDDEKILVQHQKAKHFKCHVCQKKLSTAGGMAIHVLQVHKEAVTKVPNAMADRDSTDIEIYGMQGIPPDILAAHYGEDEDTVAKTAKVEVPSTGFVGGAIPGAFGIRFPPPPVYAGVPPVFNPALPFQRPTWPIPAIRPNPWFPSQVSVPFPPPVVATQQPLFPIQSATTPLASTSTSGLPTPPQAGPPTATPPLVSQPLFPINSPAGVPAKSSPTISSASPTMLKGVADANSGLHTAIEGGYATQNNPGGVSYANSHMYASGPNTGNPSIGPPPVMSNKPQASHPTTTEVYLAWDDEAMSMEERRMSLTKYQVHDETSQMNSIDAAIDRRISESQLAGHMTF; this is encoded by the exons atggggaagaagaagaagcgaccTTCGAAGGTGTGGTGCTACTACTGCGACAGGGAGTTCGACGACGAGAAGATCCTCGTCCAGCACCAGAAAGCCAAGCACTTCAAGTGCCATGTATGCCAAAAAAAACTCTCTACCGCTGGAGGCATGGCCATACACGTCCTCCAGGTCCATAAGGAGGCTGTGACCAA GGTTCCTAATGCTATGGCTGACAGAGATTCAACAGACATTGAGATTTATGGTATGCAAGGAATTCCTCCTGATATCTTGGCAGCTCATTATGGGGAAG ATGAAGATACAGTGGCAAAGACAGCTAAAGTGGAAGTTCCATCTACTGGTTTTGTTGGCGGAGCAATTCCTGGTGCATTTGGCATTAGATTTCCTCCCCCACCTGTATATGCTGGCGTTCCTCCTGT TTTTAATCCAGCCCTTCCATTTCAGCGTCCAACATGGCCTATTCCAGCTATTCGTCCAAATCCTTGGTTTCCTTCACAAGTATCTGTTCCATTTCCCCCACCTGTTGTTGCTACACAGCAGCCCCTGTTTCCTATCCAGAGTGCAACAACTCCTTTGGCCTCCACTTCTACCTCTGGACTCCCGACACCTCCTCAAGCTGGTCCGCCCACAGCTACACCGCCTTTGGTATCTCAAcctctatttccaatcaatagtCCAGCTGGTGTACCTGCAAAATCATCACCAACAATCTCTTCAGCCTCCCCAACAATGTTGAAAGGTGTAGCTGATGCAAATTCAGGATTGCATACTGCTATAGAAGGTGGTTATGCCACTCAAAACAATCCAG GTGGTGTTTCATATGCAAACTCACATATGTATGCTTCTGGTCCAAATACTGGAAACCCTTCAATTGGGCCACCTCCTGTGATGTCAAATAAACCCCAAGCTTCCCATCCTACTACAACTGAGGTCTACTTGGCCTGGGATGACGAGGCAATGTCAATG GAAGAAAGAAGAATGTCCCTAACAAAGTATCAGGTGCATGATGAAACTAGCCAG ATGAACTCCATTGATGCGGCCATAGACAGAAGGATATCTGAAAGCCAACTTGCTGGCCATATGACATTCTAA
- the LOC121974612 gene encoding ribosomal RNA large subunit methyltransferase I-like isoform X1, with protein sequence MLRMQLLPSRFLKPWSISSRRPALSSAAAAAAALAAGPTLEDVAANHKGLAKVVLKKGKTQVFKDGNPMVYSGAVDRIIGRPPPKTGDVVLVADGLERTIGWGLYNSVSMFCVRLMQLEEEVTKDPSYALNMEKLLEARLYDAINLRRSMGLPSPDTNAYRLVNSEGDRLSGLIVDVFGDVAVIASSAAWVEKYKQEIEFLVGGVRDVNHIKWRPSIDILKEEGLEISSNGEHISSSCPGRIKVLENGICYLVSLDGQKTGFYADQRDSRLLVSSISRDRTVLDVCCYSGGFALNAALGGASNVLGIDSSLPALELAKENISLNKLDPGKISFVREDATAFMKSAAARDESWDIVILDPPKLAPRRKVLQSASGMYRNLNSLAMQITKKGGLLMTCSCSGAMTQSGSFLHILQGAASSARRRITVLRQAGASCDHPIDPAYPEGGYLTNILLRVL encoded by the exons ATGCTCCGTATGCAACTACTCCCCTCTCGATTCTTGAAACCCTGGAGCATCTCCTCTCGCCGGCCTGCTCTCTcgtcggccgccgccgccgccgccgccctcgCCGCCGGACCCACCTTGGAAGATGTCGCCGCCAACCACAAAG GTTTGGCAAAAGTTGTCTTGAAGAAAGGGAAGACACAGGTCTTTAAAGATGGAAATCCTATGGTTTACAGTGGTGCAGTTGACAGAATCATAGGTCGCCCCCCTCCTAAGACTGGAGATGTTGTTCTCGTTGCTGATGGGTTGGAGAGGACAATTGGTTGGGGTCTATATAATTCGGTGTCTATGTTCTGTGTTAGACTTATGCAGCTGGAAGAAGAGGTGACAAA GGATCCAAGCTATGCACTAAACATGGAGAAGCTGCTTGAAGCAAGACTTTATGATGCTATAAATCTACGTAGGAGCATGGGGCTTCCTTCGCCTGATACAAATGCATATCGTCTGGTCAACAGCGAGGGGGATAG GTTGTCAGGTTTGATTGTGGATGTTTTTGGTGATGTTGCGGTAATAGCCTCATCGGCTGCATGGGTTGAGAAATATAAACAAGAAATTGAGTTCCTTGTTGGCGGAGTTAGAGATGTAAACCATATAAAATGGAGACCTTCTATTGATATACTAAAAGAGGAAGGATTGGAAATCTCTTCTAATGGGGAACATATCTCTTCTTCATGCCCTGGAAGAATAAAG GTGCTGGAGAATGGCATATGTTACCTAGTCTCACTAGATGGTCAAAAAACAGGTTTCTATGCTGATCAGCGTGATAGTCGTCTCTTAGTTTCATCAATTTCAAGAGATCGTACAGTGCTTGATGTTTGCTGTTATAGTGGTGGCTTTGCATTGAATGCTGCACTCGGTGGTGCTAGTAATGTTCTTG GAATTGATTCTTCATTGCCAGCCTTAGAACTGGCAAAAGAGAATATCTCGCTTAACAAATTGGATCCAGGAAAAATCTCATTTGTAAGGGAAGATGCAACAGCATTCATGAAAAGTGCTGCTGCCAGAGATGAATCATGGGATATAGTAATTTTAGATCCACCAAAATTAGCACCTAGAAGAAAG GTACTACAAAGCGCATCTGGCATGTACAGAAATCTAAACTCCTTGGCCATGCAAATCACAAAGAAGGGTGGTTTACTGATGACATGTTCTTGTTCTGGAGCCATGACACAAAGTGGATCGTTCTTACATATCCTTCAG GgtgctgcatcttccgctcgacgaAGAATCACAGTTCTGCGGCAAGCCGGTGCATCATGTGACCATCCCATTGATCCCGCCTATCCAGAAGGCGGATACCTCACCAACATCTTGCTTCGGGTGCTCTGA
- the LOC121974612 gene encoding ribosomal RNA large subunit methyltransferase I-like isoform X2, whose product MFCVRLMQLEEEVTKDPSYALNMEKLLEARLYDAINLRRSMGLPSPDTNAYRLVNSEGDRLSGLIVDVFGDVAVIASSAAWVEKYKQEIEFLVGGVRDVNHIKWRPSIDILKEEGLEISSNGEHISSSCPGRIKVLENGICYLVSLDGQKTGFYADQRDSRLLVSSISRDRTVLDVCCYSGGFALNAALGGASNVLGIDSSLPALELAKENISLNKLDPGKISFVREDATAFMKSAAARDESWDIVILDPPKLAPRRKVLQSASGMYRNLNSLAMQITKKGGLLMTCSCSGAMTQSGSFLHILQGAASSARRRITVLRQAGASCDHPIDPAYPEGGYLTNILLRVL is encoded by the exons ATGTTCTGTGTTAGACTTATGCAGCTGGAAGAAGAGGTGACAAA GGATCCAAGCTATGCACTAAACATGGAGAAGCTGCTTGAAGCAAGACTTTATGATGCTATAAATCTACGTAGGAGCATGGGGCTTCCTTCGCCTGATACAAATGCATATCGTCTGGTCAACAGCGAGGGGGATAG GTTGTCAGGTTTGATTGTGGATGTTTTTGGTGATGTTGCGGTAATAGCCTCATCGGCTGCATGGGTTGAGAAATATAAACAAGAAATTGAGTTCCTTGTTGGCGGAGTTAGAGATGTAAACCATATAAAATGGAGACCTTCTATTGATATACTAAAAGAGGAAGGATTGGAAATCTCTTCTAATGGGGAACATATCTCTTCTTCATGCCCTGGAAGAATAAAG GTGCTGGAGAATGGCATATGTTACCTAGTCTCACTAGATGGTCAAAAAACAGGTTTCTATGCTGATCAGCGTGATAGTCGTCTCTTAGTTTCATCAATTTCAAGAGATCGTACAGTGCTTGATGTTTGCTGTTATAGTGGTGGCTTTGCATTGAATGCTGCACTCGGTGGTGCTAGTAATGTTCTTG GAATTGATTCTTCATTGCCAGCCTTAGAACTGGCAAAAGAGAATATCTCGCTTAACAAATTGGATCCAGGAAAAATCTCATTTGTAAGGGAAGATGCAACAGCATTCATGAAAAGTGCTGCTGCCAGAGATGAATCATGGGATATAGTAATTTTAGATCCACCAAAATTAGCACCTAGAAGAAAG GTACTACAAAGCGCATCTGGCATGTACAGAAATCTAAACTCCTTGGCCATGCAAATCACAAAGAAGGGTGGTTTACTGATGACATGTTCTTGTTCTGGAGCCATGACACAAAGTGGATCGTTCTTACATATCCTTCAG GgtgctgcatcttccgctcgacgaAGAATCACAGTTCTGCGGCAAGCCGGTGCATCATGTGACCATCCCATTGATCCCGCCTATCCAGAAGGCGGATACCTCACCAACATCTTGCTTCGGGTGCTCTGA